The following proteins are co-located in the Bacillus pumilus genome:
- a CDS encoding DUF4097 family beta strand repeat-containing protein gives MNEKERILKLVEDGTLSAKEAITLLEKLEESQSVSLEKSTADHTFHEEKAGAESNGNATENLGAKLFGWLDSAVKKVKDVDLDLNFGQSVDVDHIFQFKDASLSHLDIQLANGSLNVMPWDDRDIRAECHAKIYRAEDGEQARQQFLNQLDCGLEGDKFFIRTEKKTMKVNVTLYVPRIQYDKIKVKLFNGPIRGEKLMTKELAAKTTNGVVSFASLQADKVGIETANGQIKLADHECGMIEVETINGLIDLRGKSESIDAQSFNGNIAVQLSDEKCRSIYAKTTTGSVDVQIPRACAVTAELKSNLGSISHDLLDADMVKEKNETLQKEKMIKANQQAVHSISIFAETKTGSIQVKHQSDKE, from the coding sequence ATGAATGAAAAAGAACGAATTTTAAAATTAGTAGAAGACGGGACATTATCAGCAAAAGAAGCGATTACGCTTTTAGAAAAGCTAGAAGAAAGTCAGTCTGTATCATTAGAGAAGTCTACAGCCGATCATACCTTTCATGAAGAAAAAGCTGGGGCAGAAAGTAACGGAAACGCCACCGAGAATCTTGGGGCAAAGCTGTTTGGCTGGTTAGATTCTGCGGTGAAAAAGGTAAAAGATGTGGATCTTGATTTGAACTTTGGACAGTCAGTCGATGTTGATCACATTTTTCAGTTCAAAGATGCCTCACTCTCTCATTTAGATATTCAATTGGCTAACGGCAGTCTCAATGTGATGCCTTGGGACGATAGAGATATTCGAGCAGAGTGCCATGCGAAAATCTACCGCGCAGAGGATGGAGAGCAGGCAAGACAGCAATTTCTCAATCAATTGGACTGCGGGCTTGAAGGGGATAAATTTTTTATTCGAACCGAAAAGAAGACGATGAAAGTCAATGTCACCTTATATGTACCGCGTATCCAATACGATAAGATCAAGGTCAAGCTGTTTAATGGACCGATTCGCGGGGAAAAGCTAATGACAAAAGAACTTGCTGCGAAAACCACAAATGGTGTTGTCTCTTTTGCCTCTTTACAGGCAGATAAAGTCGGAATTGAAACAGCAAACGGACAAATTAAACTGGCTGATCACGAGTGTGGTATGATTGAAGTAGAAACCATCAATGGGCTCATTGACCTGCGTGGGAAAAGTGAATCAATTGATGCCCAGAGCTTTAACGGGAACATTGCTGTCCAGCTGTCGGATGAGAAGTGCCGTTCGATCTATGCGAAAACCACAACAGGCAGTGTGGACGTTCAGATCCCGCGTGCATGTGCAGTGACCGCTGAGCTGAAAAGCAATCTCGGGTCTATCTCTCACGATTTGCTTGATGCAGATATGGTGAAAGAGAAAAATGAAACGCTGCAAAAAGAGAAAATGATCAAAGCCAATCAACAGGCAGTGCACAGTATATCCATTTTTGCAGAAACAAAAACAGGTTCAATACAAGTAAAGCACCAATCAGACAAGGAGTGA
- the uvrA gene encoding excinuclease ABC subunit UvrA gives MAMERIEVKGARAHNLKNIDVNIPRDQLVVITGLSGSGKSSLAFDTIYAEGQRRYVESLSAYARQFLGQMDKPDVDAIEGLSPAISIDQKTTSRNPRSTVGTVTEIYDYLRLLYARVGKPICPIHGIEITSQTIEQMTDRILEYPERTKLQVLAPVVSGRKGTHVKVLDQIRKQGYVRVRVDGEMEDLSEDIELEKNKKHSIEVVIDRIVVKEGVAARLSDSLETALRLGEGRVMIDVIGQEELLFSEHHACPHCGFSIGELEPRMFSFNSPFGACPSCDGLGSKLEVDPELVIPNKDLTLRQHAIAPWEPQSSQYYPQLLEAVCTHYGIDMDIPVKDIPPHLFDKILYGSGSELIYFKYENDFGQVRENEIEFEGVLRNIERRYKETSSDYIREQMEKYMANQPCPTCKGYRLKKETLAVLINGQHIGEITDLSVSDALDLYEKIELSEKDLQIAQLILREIKERLSFLNNVGLDYLTLSRSAGTLSGGEAQRIRLATQIGSRLTGVLYILDEPSIGLHQRDNDRLIGTLKNMRDIGNTLIVVEHDEDTMLAADYLIDIGPGAGVHGGEVISAGTPEEVMKDPKSLTGQYLSGEKFIPLPIERRKPDGRYIEIKGAKENNLKNVNAKFPLGVFTAVTGVSGSGKSTLVNEILLKSLAQKLHRAKAKPGQHKEIKGMDYLDKVIDIDQSPIGRTPRSNPATYTGVFDDVRDVFAQTNEAKVRGYKKGRFSFNVKGGRCEACRGDGIIKIEMHFLPDVYVPCEVCHGKRYNRETLEVTYKGKNIADVLEMTVEDALQFFENIPKIKRKLQTIYDVGLGYITLGQPATTLSGGEAQRVKLASELHRRSNGRSLYILDEPTTGLHVDDIARLLKVLQRLVENGDTVLVIEHNLDIIKAADYLVDLGPEGGAGGGTIIATGTPEHIAKEEASYTGQYLKPILERDRERMKQLVKETESVTSS, from the coding sequence ATGGCTATGGAACGAATAGAGGTGAAAGGTGCTAGAGCCCACAACCTTAAAAATATTGATGTGAATATCCCGCGTGACCAGCTAGTGGTCATTACGGGTTTATCTGGTTCAGGAAAATCGTCGCTTGCCTTTGATACCATTTATGCAGAAGGTCAGCGCCGGTACGTTGAATCTCTTTCAGCATATGCACGCCAGTTTCTCGGTCAAATGGATAAACCAGATGTAGATGCCATTGAAGGTCTTTCTCCGGCGATTAGTATTGACCAAAAAACAACAAGCCGGAACCCTAGATCAACGGTTGGAACTGTCACTGAAATCTATGATTACTTACGTCTATTATATGCTAGAGTCGGAAAACCTATTTGTCCTATACATGGGATTGAAATTACGTCACAAACGATTGAGCAAATGACAGATCGCATTTTAGAATATCCAGAAAGAACGAAGCTGCAAGTGCTTGCACCGGTCGTATCTGGCCGCAAAGGAACACATGTCAAAGTACTTGATCAAATTCGGAAGCAGGGCTATGTTCGAGTGAGAGTCGATGGAGAGATGGAAGACCTTTCAGAAGATATCGAGCTCGAAAAGAATAAAAAGCATTCCATTGAAGTCGTCATTGACCGGATTGTGGTGAAGGAAGGCGTTGCCGCTAGGCTGTCTGATTCCCTTGAAACGGCACTTCGTCTAGGAGAAGGCCGGGTCATGATTGATGTGATTGGACAAGAAGAGCTGTTATTTAGTGAACATCATGCTTGTCCGCACTGCGGGTTCTCTATTGGTGAACTTGAGCCGAGAATGTTCTCGTTTAACAGTCCTTTCGGTGCCTGTCCGAGCTGTGATGGACTCGGTTCTAAACTAGAAGTCGACCCTGAGCTTGTGATTCCTAATAAGGATTTGACTTTACGTCAGCATGCCATTGCACCATGGGAGCCGCAGAGCTCACAATACTATCCGCAGCTTCTTGAGGCTGTATGTACACACTATGGAATCGACATGGACATTCCAGTCAAAGATATACCGCCGCATTTATTCGATAAAATTTTATATGGCAGCGGCTCTGAGCTGATTTATTTTAAATATGAAAATGATTTTGGTCAGGTTCGTGAAAACGAAATTGAGTTCGAAGGTGTCCTTCGTAACATTGAACGACGTTACAAGGAAACAAGCTCTGATTATATCCGTGAGCAAATGGAAAAATATATGGCCAATCAGCCTTGTCCGACATGTAAAGGGTATCGCCTGAAAAAAGAAACGCTTGCGGTTCTCATCAATGGCCAGCACATCGGAGAAATTACCGATTTATCTGTCTCTGATGCACTTGATCTCTATGAAAAAATCGAGTTATCTGAGAAAGATTTGCAGATTGCCCAGCTCATTTTACGAGAAATCAAAGAACGTTTGTCCTTCTTAAATAATGTAGGTTTAGATTATTTGACATTAAGCCGATCAGCTGGCACACTATCAGGCGGTGAGGCGCAGCGGATTCGTCTTGCGACTCAAATCGGGTCAAGACTGACAGGTGTTCTTTATATATTAGATGAACCATCTATTGGTCTGCATCAACGGGATAATGACCGTTTGATTGGAACCTTGAAAAACATGCGTGACATCGGAAACACGCTGATTGTCGTGGAGCATGATGAAGATACAATGCTTGCCGCTGATTATTTGATTGATATTGGACCGGGAGCAGGCGTTCATGGAGGAGAAGTGATTTCGGCTGGAACGCCAGAAGAAGTCATGAAGGACCCGAAATCTTTGACAGGCCAATATTTATCTGGTGAGAAATTTATCCCGCTTCCAATTGAAAGAAGAAAGCCTGACGGCCGCTACATCGAAATAAAAGGTGCAAAAGAAAACAACCTGAAAAACGTTAATGCGAAGTTTCCTTTAGGTGTCTTTACAGCGGTGACGGGTGTGTCTGGCTCAGGGAAAAGTACGCTTGTGAATGAAATTCTATTGAAATCACTTGCGCAAAAACTGCATAGAGCGAAGGCGAAGCCAGGACAGCACAAAGAAATCAAAGGAATGGATTATTTAGATAAGGTCATTGATATTGATCAATCTCCAATTGGCCGTACACCAAGATCCAACCCTGCCACTTATACAGGTGTATTTGATGACGTGCGGGATGTCTTTGCACAAACCAATGAAGCAAAGGTACGAGGCTATAAGAAAGGCAGATTCAGCTTTAACGTCAAAGGCGGCCGCTGTGAGGCGTGTCGTGGAGATGGAATCATTAAAATTGAAATGCACTTTTTACCTGATGTGTATGTACCTTGTGAGGTGTGTCACGGGAAACGTTATAACCGAGAGACACTAGAGGTTACGTATAAAGGAAAAAACATTGCTGATGTTCTTGAAATGACTGTGGAGGACGCACTGCAATTTTTCGAGAACATCCCGAAAATTAAGCGAAAGCTACAAACGATTTATGATGTTGGGCTAGGATACATTACACTTGGACAGCCTGCGACGACATTGTCTGGGGGAGAGGCGCAGCGTGTGAAATTGGCATCTGAGCTTCACCGCCGTTCAAACGGAAGGTCTCTTTATATTTTAGACGAGCCGACAACTGGCCTTCATGTCGATGATATTGCCCGTTTATTAAAAGTGCTTCAGCGTTTGGTCGAAAACGGGGATACGGTTTTGGTCATTGAGCACAACCTTGATATTATCAAGGCCGCTGATTACCTCGTTGATTTAGGACCAGAAGGCGGTGCAGGCGGCGGAACGATCATTGCCACTGGAACACCTGAGCACATTGCAAAAGAAGAAGCTTCTTACACAGGTCAATACTTGAAGCCTATTTTAGAACGTGACCGCGAACGAATGAAACAGTTGGTCAAAGAAACGGAAAGTGTGACATCATCATAA
- the uvrB gene encoding excinuclease ABC subunit UvrB, whose protein sequence is MSDRFELVSNYQPQGDQPKAIEKLVEGIHQGKQHQTLLGATGTGKTFTVSNLIKEVNKPTLVIAHNKTLAGQLYSEFKEFFPNNAVEYFVSYYDYYQPEAYVPQTDTFIEKDASINDEIDKLRHSATSSLFERRDVIIIASVSCIYGLGSPEEYRELVLSLRTEMEIERNQLLRKLVDIQYSRNDIDFQRGTFRVRGDVVEIFPASRDEHCIRVEFFGDEIERIREVDALTGEILGDREHVAIFPASHFVTREEKMEKAIINIEQELEEQLEKLRENGKLLEAQRLEQRTRYDLEMMREMGFCSGIENYSRHLTLRPPGSTPYTLLDYFPDDFMIVVDESHVTIPQIRAMYNGDQARKQVLVDHGFRLPSALDNRPLTFDEFEKHINHIVHVSATPGPYELEKTPEVVEQIIRPTGLLDPIIEVRPIEGQIDDLIGEIHTRMEKNERVLVTTLTKKMSEDLTDYLKEIGIKVNYLHSEIKTLERIEIIRDLRLGKYDVLVGINLLREGLDIPEVSLVAILDADKEGFLRSERSLIQTIGRAARNSEGRVIMYADKMTKSMDIAIQETKRRREQQEAYNEKFEITPQTIHKKIRDVIKATKIHEESEEYETKAAPKLSKMSKKEREKVIEKVEMEMKEAAKALDFEKAAELRDLLLELKAEG, encoded by the coding sequence GTGAGTGACCGCTTTGAATTAGTTTCTAACTATCAGCCCCAAGGAGATCAGCCAAAGGCGATTGAAAAGCTCGTGGAGGGGATCCATCAGGGGAAACAGCATCAAACGCTGTTAGGTGCTACAGGTACGGGAAAGACCTTTACTGTATCAAACCTGATCAAAGAAGTGAACAAACCGACACTTGTCATTGCGCATAATAAGACACTTGCCGGTCAATTATACAGCGAGTTTAAGGAATTCTTTCCGAATAATGCTGTTGAATATTTTGTGAGTTACTATGATTATTACCAGCCTGAGGCATATGTTCCTCAGACCGATACATTTATTGAAAAGGACGCCAGCATCAATGATGAGATAGATAAGTTAAGACACTCCGCCACATCCTCGTTATTTGAGCGGAGAGATGTCATCATCATTGCTAGTGTATCCTGTATTTATGGCTTAGGTTCGCCTGAGGAATACCGAGAGCTTGTACTGTCTTTGCGCACTGAAATGGAGATTGAACGCAATCAGCTTCTTCGTAAGCTGGTGGATATTCAGTATTCTCGTAATGATATAGATTTTCAGCGCGGAACCTTCCGAGTACGGGGCGACGTCGTTGAAATTTTTCCTGCTTCACGAGATGAGCATTGTATCAGAGTGGAGTTTTTCGGTGATGAAATTGAACGTATTCGTGAAGTGGATGCACTGACTGGAGAAATTCTCGGTGATCGTGAGCATGTCGCTATTTTCCCAGCATCCCACTTCGTCACAAGAGAAGAAAAAATGGAAAAAGCGATTATCAATATTGAACAAGAGCTTGAGGAACAGCTGGAAAAGCTTCGTGAAAACGGCAAATTGCTTGAAGCGCAGCGTCTTGAGCAACGGACAAGATATGACCTTGAGATGATGAGGGAGATGGGCTTTTGTTCAGGAATCGAGAACTATTCAAGACATTTGACCTTGCGTCCTCCTGGTTCAACACCTTACACACTGCTTGATTATTTCCCGGATGATTTTATGATTGTTGTTGATGAGTCACACGTGACCATCCCGCAAATCCGAGCAATGTACAACGGGGACCAAGCAAGAAAACAAGTGTTGGTTGATCACGGATTCCGTCTGCCATCAGCACTTGATAATAGACCGCTCACCTTTGATGAGTTTGAAAAGCATATCAATCATATTGTACATGTATCCGCAACGCCAGGGCCGTACGAACTTGAGAAAACGCCAGAGGTCGTGGAACAAATTATCCGCCCAACTGGTTTACTGGATCCGATCATTGAAGTCCGTCCGATTGAAGGACAAATCGATGATTTAATTGGAGAAATTCATACAAGAATGGAGAAAAATGAACGTGTGCTTGTGACCACTTTGACGAAAAAAATGTCTGAGGATCTCACAGATTATCTAAAAGAAATTGGGATCAAGGTCAATTATCTGCATTCAGAAATTAAGACTCTTGAGCGGATTGAGATTATTCGTGATTTACGCCTCGGTAAATATGATGTACTCGTTGGAATCAACCTTCTTCGTGAAGGGCTCGATATTCCAGAGGTGTCGCTCGTGGCTATTTTAGATGCGGATAAAGAAGGCTTTTTACGTTCTGAAAGATCCCTCATCCAGACGATTGGCCGTGCAGCGAGAAATTCAGAAGGCCGGGTCATTATGTATGCAGACAAAATGACGAAATCAATGGACATTGCGATTCAAGAAACGAAGCGAAGACGAGAACAGCAAGAAGCATATAACGAGAAATTTGAGATTACCCCGCAAACGATTCATAAGAAAATCCGTGATGTCATTAAGGCAACAAAGATACATGAGGAATCGGAAGAATATGAAACAAAAGCAGCACCAAAGCTGTCGAAAATGAGCAAAAAAGAACGAGAAAAAGTGATCGAAAAAGTCGAGATGGAAATGAAAGAAGCAGCAAAAGCGCTTGATTTTGAAAAAGCAGCAGAATTAAGAGATCTATTGCTAGAGCTAAAAGCGGAAGGATGA
- a CDS encoding CsbA family protein — protein sequence MITKAIFALVFPFLLVILFSKVTYNHYVGIALTAALLFASYMKGYTETYFIVGLDIISLVAGALFMAKKEIEKREKAEKHH from the coding sequence TTGATTACAAAAGCCATATTTGCACTTGTTTTTCCTTTCCTGCTCGTTATTTTATTTTCAAAGGTTACTTATAATCATTATGTGGGCATTGCATTAACAGCAGCGCTTTTATTTGCCTCGTACATGAAAGGCTATACAGAAACCTACTTTATCGTAGGATTAGATATTATTTCTTTAGTAGCTGGGGCATTGTTTATGGCTAAGAAAGAAATTGAAAAAAGAGAGAAGGCTGAAAAACATCATTGA